TACTAATACAATTATATGTCTACTATTTTCTACTAATTCCAGTATACTACTACGTATGTACTATATGCTAATCTAAACAGGGGCCTGACGTTCTTTATGCATTCAGAAACCCattttttggttaattttcTTCCATTATTGAGAATTTGTAACCCCACCACCAATTTGCTTGTAGCTGTTCAACTACTGCTTACGTGCACAAAGTGCCATTCCTGCATCAGATTTAGACACCTGATATGATGAACCCTATtaaatatttttgattttcttATACTTTTTTCAGGCTAGTTTTCAGTGTTTGATGCAGATGGGGACTGAATGTGATCAATATTTAAGGTTCATGGTTCAGGTGACTTCATAACTTGATGCTTTTCTTGCCTCTGCCACCCATTTATTTTCATTACGGTGATTGGATGACAATCGTTCAATATTCATAAGTAAATTTATGGCATTCCTGCTTGATTATATTTTTGTAGAGTACGTGAAACTTAGCTTATGCGGTGTCACAAGTTAAATATTTGTGTGGATGACAACTAGCTTAGTTGGTTTAAGTCATGAGGGTTGGTACCTGTGATTTGGGATCAAATCCGGCCTAAACTGTATAAGTTTATCTGAAACTATTTGTGAGATTCTGATTTATTGAGCAAGTTCTAAAAAGAAGCAGATAACATGTAGCATCTCATTTTATGTATGATAGTGGCAGGAAATGATCTAGATGTATTCTTGCTTGCACTAGTTTTCGTCGAATAGGATACTGCTTAAAAAGAGGCAGAGACAATGACTAATTGACCTAACCCCATGAAGAGGCAGAAAAGGATATAAAAAGGTAAAATAATAGTTATAGAGGATGTGAACTTTTGGACTAGTTTGGTGGCTCATCTCCAAGGTAGGCTTCATAAGGGCTACGGAGTTGCATGTCAGTTATCATCTGACGAAGTCCGGTAGCTTCTTCTTTAAGTTGAACATTCTCTTGGAGGACGCGGTCGTGGGACTCGGTAACATTGTTGAGCTTATCAATGAGCTGGTGATTCTCATTCCTGAGCCAAACTACCTGGGACCAGAGCTCATCCAGGTGTCTCTGCTTGCGCATGCGTGATCGACGTGCAGACTCTCTGTTGGATATCATCCTTCTCTGCTTCCTCTCATTAATAATACTTAGCTGCTGCTCATCAGCCTCATCGGATGTTGAGTTGTTGCTAAAACATGATGGATATAATGGACTCAGTTCATGAAGTTGTGGACTAATCTGGAGATTGTATAATAGGTTGGTGTATTTGTTCATCTGATGTGGGGATATTTCATTCTGTGCCGCCATACCCGAAAAGTAGGGATATGAAGGAACTGCATATTCAAGTCCTGTGACCTCATTAGACTGCATGGTTTTTGCTTGAAGGAATTGATTATGAAAAACAATTGGGTTTTTGAGAGGGGAAACAATGAAAAATATGAGATGGGAAGGGGAGTGGGCAGCCAGGTCTTATATAGGATGGTAAAGATAGCAGTAGTTGTCGTGAGTAGTAAAGTTTGAGAGAGATCATGTAGGTTATGTTCGTGAATTGTAGTATTTCTTTCAAGTATTTACAGCCACTAAACATTATTACTACTTTTAACTCTTAAATGAATCATATAAATGCACTTGTTACGTGACGTATTTACCCCGTGCAGTTACAGACATAAATTGACAGATTAGAGTTTCTTAATGATTTTCATGTGAAAAATAAAAGGTGCTTacataagagagagagagaaaaggaaggCGGGGCTAAGAGAGCTCACTTATTTGGGGACATTATTATATTTGTGATGAATGGAATGGataatgaaagaacaaaaccaAATGGGGTCATGGAGTCAATTTTCAGAAGGTGGACTTCTAATGCCAATCAAAGCCAATCTAGATGGGTTTTTTTTTACTCTCATAACTCTTTCAGCTAACTGTAGGTTATGTTGTACTTCTTCTGTTCCTATAAGATTGCCCCATCGAAAGTATACGGCTACAttttttatgttttgattgggtggagttgatgagagagaaaattgatGGGATCAAATGTAGTGTATGTGATAGTAAGTTGTGGTCCTTCATGGCCATTTATGGTATCGGTCCTATGGGGTAAACTTAAACCCGGACAATCTTATAGGGATGGAGAAAATTGGAGACTAAATGAAGGAACATCAGTATGGTTAATAATAGGAAGCTTCTTTTTTCTTCAAAACATTTATTTAAAGGACTTAATGAGTCATCCACTCACAAGTTGTTGGCAAATCTTCATTATAATATAATCCTATTTTGGTTATAACTCGTTATTTAAGTGCATCATCTGAATGCTTGTATCCTTATGCACAGTCAGTAGAGATATCGTGAGAGGATGCTTTAGTCattttactaaaaatagaaCAATACATACCATAAAAGGAAGGGTGAACCATCCTTTATTTTGCTGCAACATATAACCTGGAAGTCATTTTAGTTTTGCAACTATAGTTCTATCTGGTGAttattgtatgttttgaaaGGATGTTCATTCATTAAAATGTTCAGTCTTGTGCTGTACTGCTGTGTATTGCTAGTTGCTGAATAAGGACAATGCTGAAAGTGGTACTTAGTGTCATTTCCATATCGTGgctttatttttcatttgcatAGATGGAGGGGTAGGTGAACATAAGTGGATAGTAGTAGATTTGTGCTACAAAATGACTACAGAAAGACCTGAATTAGCGTTACCTGATTGGCAAATTTGCTAATCCCCTTGCCAACTACAATTTGAAACTTGCAAATTGGTACAGTGTACGTACAATGGTACACTTTTGGCTACTTTAACAAAGCAAGGTAGAGAATTGCATTCCTGTACCAGTTGCGCGTACCAGAAGCACCGTGAATTAGGTAACGCTTACCTGAATTGGTTAATGATAACTTCGACTTTCAGGCAACAAGTTTGTAGGTCATATAGTtcgtatatatttatttttatgttaAACTCCCTCCCCACCACTTAACTCCCATCTTCCATTTGGATTTTGAGGGGATAGAGTATGTTATTGTAGATAAGCTCGCATTTGTTTGTCAAAGTGGACATCCTTAAAATTGGTCTTGAATTTCGAAATCATTTCATGATAAACTTGGATTTATTGTATGACAAAGTGCACATTAGATTGCAAATCATTGTTATGACTAAGTTGAATTAGTATTTAAATGATCTCCTTAACCAATCAAGTAGCACCTGAATAATGATCAAGTTTTGCAGGTTTAGACAAGATCACATGGACAAGTTTAGTAATTGTCCCAAGCACATATCAGAATTGAGGTTGATAAAAATCTGTGTTCGTAAGGTGGTGTGGTGGGAAGAGACTGGCAGTTGTGGAAGTGCttttagaaaataataaaaactcTCCACTATCAAAATGTGACCTCAAGTAGAATCCTATGGAGGTGAGTCTTTCTCTACTTTAGATTGGCCCAGATTAAGTGGACTGTATTTTCAACAAGTTAATTAAGACAGATATGGACTAAACTTTCTTTTGTTGTCTTCTTGTGTTCTCTTTCTTCAGTACGTTCTTCCTTTATTCCCATTTGTGTatcaataatattttcaatttcttCAACTCCCTCCGTTTTCTTTTGATGTACGTAGTACTAATTTACTCATTGTACACTCATGTTTCTAGGAGACGTGAGTGATTGTAAGAAAAATGTAGATATAGTAAGAGAGATGTAGTGAAAAGGTGGGTGGGTGTAAGGAAAAGGTGGATaaataagagaaagtgagtggaaaTGTGTGAATATTGTAAGATGGTAACATGTGTTTGTAAATAATATTTCCGCCTTTGTGTTCAATACTGTATAAAATACGTGTGTATATCCTATGTTCTTCTGTCTTATACGTCTTGCCTACTTAGTACTTAATCCTTAGCTTTTGCATGTTAGTTGCTCCACCAGTACCACTACTTGGACATTTTTTTGTTGAAGCTGACCCCAAAAAAGAGTCAAAGCCTTTTTCCATTTCACGTTGTTGCTCCTATTATTTGGTAACTTCTTCAGGTTTTCTTTCCTTATAGTATATTCGAGGTGCTTTTTCATCGGGGGAAATTTGGATGAAAAGCTCTTTGTTCTTTGAATTTATTAGTTTTTCCTGCCAAGATTCTCTTTTTGATCAATAAAATCGGTTAGACTTAAAATTATAGTACATTTGTACTTCCTATTgttggagaatggatttgaCATGTAGTAGACTTGGCTTATTTTTCAGACTGACATGTATGGATTTTTGCATCCATGTGTGCATGCAGAATGTTTTGTGCATTTTGTTTTTTGCATTGTTTGGGTCATAACTCACAGTGAGACATTCTTTAACAACTGAGTAGCTTGTTTTGAATGATAGACCTATAACCTGTGTTGCTTGGACTCAAAGATTAAGATCGGTCTGGGTGAGGATTTTAGCACTACCCCTTACTATTTTTGAGGTGTTTATTTTTATCTAATCTACATTTGAATATATTATGCATCTTAGTGTCTGGCTTTGGGTTAAAATGTGGATTCCAGGTATTAGCATCTAGATTATCAACTTCAATTCATGTATAACCTGTAATTTTTTTCATGTATCAGGTAACAACCGTTTTGTGACAATAAGGGTAAGGCCGTGTACAGTTGGACCTTCCGCAGACCCTGCTGTGGCAGGAGTCGTGTGCACTACGATCTTTTATTAGGTTACAGTCTATAGGTTATCTGTAGCTCTCTTTTTTTAGTCGTTTTCCAGAATTGGCACTCATGAGATCACAATATGGTTTGGGAGATCAAAAATTTCAGAAAGTAATCATGATCTGAAAATTATCTTTCTGGAATTGCTATGGTGATAACACGGCTAATAGCGCGCTGTTCTGGTTCCCTGGTCATTAAAAGTAAAAACATGCAATTTCCTGAGCCTTATATGGTGTAGGCCTTCAACCTTTCTTTTTTGGTAAATTATGCTTTTTGATAAGGTTCACCATTGTACAGAGGCAAAAGGGCAAGACAAGAAATCTATTTGGCCTGATCACCAGATAACCTCTGAAGATTTCTTGTTATTCTTTTGACAGCATTGATAATTTGTTACTGTGTCCCAGTGTCTGTTTTTGTAGCAAAACCACTCATCTtctgtagttttttttttttactttttcaaTCTTTATCTTTCTCCAAAGTTTTGAAGTACAGTGCACATATGATCAAAAAAATTTAGGCGCTAAAGACGCTTTTTTGGTTCGAAATTCAATCTTAAGAACCCTTCCTATTAATCCAGATTTGATTGTTCTTTTATCCTTTGAGCCTTTTAGGTGTGATTTTCCAAAGCATTGGTAAACTTGATAAACGCCCTTGTCATTTCTCTTGTTTTGGCCAACAATACGGAGGATTGTATAAGGTAACACCTTCATTATGCCTGAAATGCAGAGGCCTTTAGGGTGTACTATCCAAGCTCTGTAGCTTGGTGTTTAATTTCAGGGTTCTTTTCtatttctttcaaaattttcAACATTCACTTTTATTTCTTTGTATATTTTTCATGGAAGCACTAATTCTTAAGTCGATTTGGTTTACACTAAATTTATTATGGACCAcgcctaaaaaaaattaataacttgattctaatttatttgACGTGTTTATTAGACttgggacaaaaaaaaaatttaccacctacaaaaatcgaaaagttatatttttaccacctaaaaaattataacttgtattttaccacctaaaagaaaatcaaaacttgtattttaccatctgaaaatgaaaaaatagatgaaaccttTATGTGTGGCTACCTATTTTAATTTCCCTCCAATTTTTTACACTCCTTTCGtaattttctttaactcttctACCCTTCTCTCTTTAGTTCCACTAAATTTTGTTAACTTTATGTATTAAGGGTGGTGAAAATTTATGTCAATTCATGGAAAGATAAGAAAGCgggaaaagaaaagagagttaaatacatgaaatcgtgggAGAATGGAACATATTAGAAATATTACCGTTAGTGTGGCCCCCCACAAaacattttcatctatttttccatTTGCAGGTGGTTAAAAACAggtttttcattatttttttaggtggtaaaatacaagttttagttttttaggtggtaaaataattttttgattgttttaggtggtaaaaaaataatttatcctt
This sequence is a window from Spinacia oleracea cultivar Varoflay chromosome 1, BTI_SOV_V1, whole genome shotgun sequence. Protein-coding genes within it:
- the LOC110800298 gene encoding basic leucine zipper 43; protein product: MQSNEVTGLEYAVPSYPYFSGMAAQNEISPHQMNKYTNLLYNLQISPQLHELSPLYPSCFSNNSTSDEADEQQLSIINERKQRRMISNRESARRSRMRKQRHLDELWSQVVWLRNENHQLIDKLNNVTESHDRVLQENVQLKEEATGLRQMITDMQLRSPYEAYLGDEPPN